A genomic segment from Salvelinus alpinus chromosome 8, SLU_Salpinus.1, whole genome shotgun sequence encodes:
- the baalcb gene encoding LOW QUALITY PROTEIN: brain and acute leukemia cytoplasmic protein (The sequence of the model RefSeq protein was modified relative to this genomic sequence to represent the inferred CDS: deleted 1 base in 1 codon), whose product MGCGGSRTDALEPRCLDSWTKETESTWLIRTDTDIPLSSIQSMDILSENSSESFVSEKTITAVADFFDDGMTSPTRAYLKVCSAMSEAGLDDVQPNAALATLPSQQQEAQPSPVTTVQRRSILRTEEIVSQATLIHSSWVNRRNIFLNSLSPFLKMSRKQSTITVTRSIRQVDKTGKIKEKSLTTFEVMKPMEDLKDVAGGRGWRSRLKDVAGGRG is encoded by the exons ATGGGGTGTGGCGGCAGCAGGACCGATGCTCTGGAGCCCAGGTGCCTGGACAGCTGGACCAAGGAGACAGAGTCTACCTGGCTGATCAGGACAGATACCGACATCCCCCTCTCTTCAATACAGAGTATGGATATCCTTTCTGAGAACTCATCTGAAAGCTTTGTCTCTGAGAAGACCATCACCGCTG TTGCAGATTTCTTCGACGACGGCATGACTAGTCCTACCCGGGCCTATCTGAAGGTCTGCTCTGCCATGTCTGAAGCCGGCCTGGATGACGTACAGCCAAATGCAGCCCTTGCAACACTGCCCTCCCAACAGCAGGAGGCGCAGCCCTCGCCTGTTACCACG GTACAACGTAGGAGCATTCTACGCACAGAGGAAATAGTAAGTCAAGCAACTCTTATCCACAGTTCATGGGTGAATCGCAGAAATATTTTCCTGAATTCTCTTTCACCTTTCTTAAAAATGTCAAGGAAACA GTCGACCATCACGGTGACACGGAGCATTAGACAGGTGGATAAGACCGGGAAGATCAAGGAAAAATCCCTCACCACCTTTGAGGTCATGAAACCAATGGAAGACCTGAAGGACGTGGCTGGAGGACGTGGCTGGAGGTCGCGGCTGAAGGACGTGGCTGGAGGTCGCGGCTGA